One window from the genome of Salisaeta longa DSM 21114 encodes:
- a CDS encoding zinc-binding dehydrogenase, with protein MADTYEKWVATSFSTDFRAAAERVEEPLPDLGPHDVLVRNRYAGVNATDVNITAGRYTPGVRPPIDLGAEAVGIVEATGAKVRHLQPGDAVATNTLGGGYRTHHVVRASQAVPIPEASPEALSIMVSGLTASIALEEVGGLSTDETVLVTAAAGGTGQYAVQLAKQAGNHVVGTCGTDAKAALLDDLGCDRPINYRTEDVATVLSDEYPDGVDLVYEGVGGTLFDTCVQALARHGRLLSIGYVSEYRDGPSPVQAPRIYTQLLQKSAAIHGFFLPHFAEHFADHMQRLMKRQQTGTLQVAIDETVFEGLATVPDAVEYLHSGESRGKVVVRFPE; from the coding sequence ATGGCCGATACGTACGAGAAGTGGGTCGCCACCTCCTTCAGCACCGACTTTCGCGCCGCTGCCGAGCGCGTTGAGGAGCCGCTGCCCGACCTGGGGCCGCACGACGTGCTGGTGCGCAACCGATACGCCGGCGTCAACGCGACCGACGTCAACATCACCGCGGGCCGCTACACGCCGGGCGTCCGTCCGCCCATCGATCTGGGCGCCGAAGCGGTGGGCATCGTGGAAGCAACCGGGGCGAAGGTCCGCCACCTGCAGCCCGGCGACGCCGTGGCCACCAATACGCTGGGCGGCGGCTACCGCACGCATCACGTGGTGCGCGCGAGCCAGGCCGTTCCCATCCCCGAGGCCTCGCCCGAAGCCCTCAGCATCATGGTGAGCGGATTGACGGCTTCCATCGCGCTGGAGGAGGTGGGCGGGCTCTCGACCGACGAGACGGTGCTGGTAACCGCGGCCGCCGGCGGAACCGGCCAGTATGCTGTGCAGCTGGCGAAGCAAGCGGGCAATCACGTAGTGGGCACCTGCGGCACCGACGCGAAGGCCGCGCTGCTTGACGACCTGGGCTGCGACCGCCCCATCAACTACCGAACCGAAGATGTGGCGACGGTGCTCTCCGACGAATACCCCGACGGCGTAGACCTCGTGTACGAAGGCGTGGGCGGCACGCTATTCGACACCTGTGTGCAGGCCCTGGCGCGCCACGGGCGGCTGCTGAGCATCGGCTACGTGAGCGAGTACCGCGACGGCCCGTCCCCGGTCCAGGCGCCCCGCATCTACACGCAACTGCTCCAGAAGTCGGCCGCCATCCACGGGTTCTTTCTGCCGCACTTCGCCGAGCACTTCGCCGACCACATGCAACGCCTCATGAAGCGTCAGCAGACGGGGACGCTGCAGGTGGCCATCGACGAAACCGTGTTTGAGGGCCTTGCGACCGTGCCGGACGCCGTGGAGTACCTGCACAGCGGCGAGAGCCGGGGGAAAGTGGTGGTGCGCTTCCCCGAATAG
- a CDS encoding S8 family peptidase, with protein sequence MGLLLALTLTGCAASRSTAPATTAASSGATAPTAAAPDTTAPAAATAPSAPDSAATPPPAALVPNTAGKAWHLQSGQTSPYPGLNVTGAYALLADRAPKQTVTVAVIDGGVDTAHVDLDDNLWVNSDEVPGNDTDDDKNGYADDVHGWNFIGGPNGQNVNHDTYELTRIYDRLHARFASVDSAAVADSARQAYQRYQEIKATFQKRRSELQTQYNRMQQVNQRAQRAVATLKETTGLDSLSQAAVEGAQPSSQAAQRAKAMLLFLYNQNVSPKQLDDYVTYLHDQLKYGYNPDFNPRPRVGDTYADKTERYYGNPDVTGPDAEHGTHVAGIIGAERDNNEGINGIAPVRIMAIRAVPNGDERDKDVANAIRYAVNNGADIINMSFGKSYSPYKKVVDRAVQYATQHDVLMVHAAGNDGTNIDSTANYPSKYYAGGGQSSTWIEVGASSWKNNGQLAADFSNYSATRVDVFAPGVDIYSTVPGGKYKRNSGTSMAAPTVSGVAALLMAYFPELSAQQVRQIILETATPYASRSVTRPGGKASVSFGKLSVTGSIVNAKAAVKRAQQLTDDS encoded by the coding sequence ATGGGCCTGCTCCTGGCCCTCACCCTCACCGGGTGTGCCGCCTCCCGCTCCACCGCGCCCGCCACAACCGCCGCATCGTCGGGCGCAACGGCTCCCACAGCCGCCGCGCCCGACACCACGGCCCCTGCCGCCGCCACGGCACCATCCGCGCCCGACTCCGCCGCAACGCCGCCCCCCGCTGCGCTGGTGCCCAACACGGCCGGCAAGGCCTGGCACCTGCAAAGCGGGCAAACCTCGCCCTATCCCGGCCTCAACGTCACCGGCGCTTACGCCCTACTGGCCGACCGGGCGCCGAAGCAAACGGTAACCGTGGCCGTCATCGATGGGGGCGTGGACACCGCACACGTGGATCTGGACGACAACCTGTGGGTGAACTCCGACGAGGTGCCGGGCAACGACACAGACGATGACAAGAACGGCTACGCCGACGATGTGCATGGGTGGAACTTCATCGGTGGCCCCAACGGCCAAAATGTCAACCACGACACCTACGAGCTGACGCGCATCTACGACCGCCTGCACGCACGCTTTGCCTCGGTTGACAGTGCCGCTGTGGCCGATAGCGCGCGCCAGGCGTACCAGCGCTACCAGGAGATTAAGGCCACCTTCCAGAAACGCCGGTCCGAGCTGCAGACGCAGTACAACCGCATGCAGCAGGTCAACCAGCGCGCGCAGCGGGCGGTGGCCACGCTCAAAGAAACCACCGGCCTCGATTCGCTCTCGCAAGCCGCCGTGGAGGGCGCACAGCCGTCGTCGCAAGCAGCCCAGCGCGCCAAGGCGATGCTGCTCTTTCTGTACAATCAGAACGTATCGCCGAAGCAGCTCGACGACTACGTGACGTACCTGCACGACCAACTGAAGTACGGCTACAACCCCGACTTCAACCCGCGGCCGCGCGTGGGCGACACCTATGCCGACAAAACCGAGCGCTACTATGGCAATCCGGACGTGACCGGCCCCGATGCCGAGCACGGCACCCACGTGGCCGGCATCATTGGCGCCGAGCGCGACAACAACGAAGGCATCAACGGCATCGCTCCAGTGCGCATCATGGCCATCCGTGCGGTGCCCAACGGCGACGAGCGCGACAAAGACGTCGCCAACGCCATCCGGTATGCCGTAAACAACGGCGCCGACATCATCAACATGAGCTTTGGCAAGAGCTACTCGCCGTACAAGAAGGTCGTCGACCGCGCCGTGCAGTATGCCACCCAACACGACGTGCTGATGGTGCATGCGGCCGGCAATGACGGTACCAACATCGACTCCACCGCCAACTATCCCTCCAAGTATTACGCGGGCGGGGGGCAGTCGTCGACGTGGATTGAGGTGGGCGCCTCCTCCTGGAAAAATAACGGCCAGTTGGCGGCCGACTTTAGCAACTACAGCGCAACGCGCGTCGACGTGTTTGCCCCGGGCGTTGACATCTACTCAACGGTGCCGGGCGGCAAATACAAGCGCAACAGCGGCACGAGCATGGCCGCGCCCACCGTCTCGGGCGTGGCCGCACTGCTGATGGCGTATTTCCCTGAGCTGAGCGCCCAACAGGTGCGACAGATCATCCTGGAAACGGCCACGCCGTACGCCAGCCGGTCGGTCACGCGCCCCGGGGGCAAGGCATCCGTTTCTTTTGGGAAATTGTCCGTGACGGGCAGCATCGTTAACGCCAAAGCCGCCGTTAAGCGCGCCCAGCAGCTCACGGACGACTCGTAA